From the Saccharomycodes ludwigii strain NBRC 1722 chromosome I, whole genome shotgun sequence genome, one window contains:
- a CDS encoding conserved putative dihydroceramide delta(4)-desaturase yields the protein MKDISYKGLNINPTELETPSLTNHAEVHDFYWTKNKQFHNARRLAMIKKYPEITKLMGPEPLTKYIVLMVVLTQTFIAIAFKNTNFWNWKFLMVAWCIGGSLNQNCFLAIHELSHNLAFKKPIFNKALSIIAGLPSGVPVSGSFNPYHQLHHKFLGDEIYDTDVPTKFEAKVLSNFGGKLFFLTFQILFYALRPGFLTSVPITLFQVFNVLACICYDLLMTFKWGSFNSFAYLIISSLFAGCFHPTSGHFIAEHYLFDEAEAIKGGVQALKFTEPDSVLEDAKKDYLENYRPQYAMETFSYYGPWNIFVWNAGWHLEHHDFPYIAWTRVNKLHEIAPEFYLGLPHHTSWVKVLWDFLFTKDVTLYSRVKRVNYEKRAMKKKN from the coding sequence ATGAAAGACATCTCTTATAAGGGTCTGAATATTAATCCCACCGAATTGGAAACACCTTCGTTAACAAATCATGCGGAAGTCCATGATTTTTATTGGACAAAGAACAAACAATTTCATAATGCAAGGAGATTAGCgatgattaaaaaatacCCAGAAATAACCAAGTTAATGGGACCCGAACCATTAACCAAGTATATTGTCCTCATGGTTGTTTTAACCCAAACTTTCATCGCAATTGcctttaaaaatacaaatttttggaactggaaatttttaatggttGCTTGGTGTATCGGGGGCTCATTGAATCAAAACTGTTTCTTAGCCATTCACGAATTGAGTCATAACTTAGCTTTTAAAAAACCAATATTTAACAAAGCTTTGTCTATAATTGCTGGGCTACCCAGTGGTGTTCCAGTGAGTGGATCTTTTAATCCTTATCATCAATTACACCACAAATTTTTAGGGGATGAGATTTACGATACAGATGTTCCTACGAAATTTGAAGCCAAAGTCTTGTCAAATTTTGGTGGCAAACTATTTTTCCTAACTTTTCAGATATTGTTTTATGCGTTAAGACCTGGCTTTCTTACAAGCGTTCCTATCACTCTGTTCCAAGTATTTAATGTGTTGGCATGTATTTGTTATGATTTACTTATGACCTTTAAATGGGGAAGTTTCAATTCTTTTGCATATTTGATTATATCTTCTTTATTTGCTGGATGTTTCCACCCAACTAGTGGTCATTTTATTGCAgaacattatttatttgacGAGGCCGAAGCAATAAAGGGTGGTGTACAAGCATTAAAATTCACTGAACCAGATTCAGTTCTAGAGGATGCTAAGAAAGattatttggaaaattatAGGCCACAATATGCTATGGAAACTTTTTCGTATTACGGTCCTtggaatatttttgtttggaATGCCGGCTGGCATCTAGAGCATCATGATTTTCCATATATTGCTTGGACAAGGGTCAATAAACTTCATGAAATCGCTCCAGAGTTTTATCTAGGTTTACCACATCACACAAGCTGGGTTAAAGTTTTATGggattttttatttacaaaagATGTCACTCTGTATAGTAGAGTTAAAAGGGTGAACTATGAAAAAAGAGcgatgaaaaagaaaaattag
- a CDS encoding uncharacterized protein (similar to Saccharomyces cerevisiae YNR060W | FRE4 | Ferric REductase) encodes MRKLVTNPINKVPSMYIWLGGPYNKMYILYKFYTVISWAVGNGIPGILIYTLKLAKANDFCVRGKLYRVIKYWTTIDFRGVSILAK; translated from the coding sequence ATGAGAAAATTAGTAACAAAcccaataaataaagtgCCGAGTATGTATATATGGTTAGGAGGTCCGTATAACAAAATGTACATTCtgtataaattttatacgGTTATCTCATGGGCAGTTGGTAATGGTATTCCAGGTATCCTTATTTATACTTTAAAATTAGCAAAAGCAAATGATTTTTGTGTCAGAGGTAAGTTATATCGGGTTATCAAATATTGGACTACAATAGATTTTCGAGGAGTAAGTATACTTGCAAAATGA
- the GDB1 gene encoding bifunctional 4-alpha-glucanotransferase/amylo-alpha-1,6-glucosidase (similar to Saccharomyces cerevisiae YPR184W | GDB1 | Glycogen DeBranching) has protein sequence MRRLLLRLSDTGEPVVSCSYGKGVLTLPSLPNPSNYKIGDPLYTIVLVVAAGCPVSRDAILWTNVPKDHKTEFKRDKFYKNIIKASFHKDDYIHIPIYHPGPYCYYISFRNDNDELQTTKKFYFVTPPVLTINDNFVQLNSISLQTVVSKWVDPSNWDPMFKKISRKGYNMIHFTPLQQRGESDSPYSIYDQLKFDPTFFNSSEDVSKMVSKLRYSYNILSLTDVVFNHTANNSSWLRDHPDAGYNQVTAPHLTPAIELDQQLLTFSVEMANLGYPCDMKNVDDLIRVMDGIKIHVLGSIRLWEYYVVNVTETLNSLKLSLDDKDSELPRFEKVGDDVVNDIVKLSKFVKDNAAVTPFDDTVFGTKFSKKLDSLKFAGILISFFPDYEKSDLLNKARDIVNEINLPLYKQYDDDVACILLQLYNRIKYLRLDPNGPQLGKVTFSSPLTEPYFTPVKSSKDGKTYYLANNGWIWNGNPLIDFASNKTKSYLRREVISWGDCVKLRYGSGPEDSPYLWERMAEYVKLNASIFDGFRIDNCHSTPIHVGEYFLDIARKVNPNLYVLAELFSGSEELDCLFVERLGINSLLREAMQAWSEEELSSLIHKYGGRPIGSYKYLPLDDYAYSTDFKLDEEYCEYLKTSNQIKCVSEIKMPKTLTATPPHALFMDCTHDNETPFQKRTVEDTLPNAALVSFCSSAVGSVYGYDEIFPYLLDVVNEKRKYSVKQDDGISDVKTLLNKIRKKIALETQDIEDSEMHIHHEGEYITFHRTNTRNGAGWFLIARSKFNDDVPYQAPPKIVLNSSICKFDFAYTLEIVGDVPQDTKFINGVETRLRPLSGLDINKIGDSDNVEIIIPDDFPAGSIAVFETKHIGVDKDLDTYLRSGVVKACRNLNLDSLNALLYRCEPEERDSSNGETGCYVIPNYGPIIYAGLQGWVSIFRNVIFNNDLAHPISEHLRNGQWALDYVCDRLNKYKNLDGVEEFQAWLISRMERIKRIPYYLIPTYFSLIVGVAYECCRFKCMQLLSPNIGKSTLFVQSLALASVQMVSKVYSASLLPDKSVSCLAAGLPHFSSGFMRCWGRDVFISLRGLLLTTGRFEYAKSHILAAAKTLKHGLIPNLLDSGRNPRYNARDAVWFFLQAIQDYVDIVPDGKSILKEKVTRRFPLDDEYIPIDSPKAFSYESSLEDIIYEIFSRHAKGIKYREANAGPNLDRVMKSDGFNVEVRVDWETGLVHGGSQSNCGTWMDKMGESEKAHSVGVPGTPRDGAAVEINGLLKSSLRFVRKLNKNGDFKYDHVLKSDGSKITFAEWDKLLQDNFERKFYVPMDPADDDKYDIDPKIVNRRGIYKDLYKSGKSYEDYQLRPNAMIALTVAPELFTPEFAIGAIEITDKVLRGPIGMKTLDPSDYNYRPYYNNGDDSDDFATAKGRNYHQGPEWVWCFGYFLRAYHFFYFNYNPKSQNRVKRKPSSYLYLQLYKRMDKHRKWIVSSPWAGLTELTNKDGEECKDSSPSQAWSSACLLDLFFDLWSLYEEDV, from the coding sequence ATGAGAAGATTATTACTAAGATTGTCTGATACAGGAGAACCAGTTGTTAGTTGTTCATATGGGAAAGGTGTTCTAACTTTGCCATCTTTACCAAACCCTAGCAACTACAAAATAGGTGATCCATTGTACACTATTGTTCTAGTTGTAGCAGCCGGATGTCCTGTTAGTAGAGATGCTATTTTGTGGACAAACGTTCCAAAAGATCATAAAACTGAGTTTAAGAGGGAcaaattttacaaaaatattatcaagGCTAGTTTCCACAAGGATGATTATATACACATTCCAATTTACCACCCTGGTCCATATTGCTattatatatcttttaGAAATGATAATGACGAGTTGCAAACTactaaaaagttttattttgttactCCTCCCGTTTTAACCATAAACGATAATTTTGTTCAACTAAACTCGATATCGTTGCAGACTGTTGTTTCCAAGTGGGTAGATCCTTCTAACTGGGATCCcatgtttaaaaaaatttccaGAAAAGGGTATAACATGATACATTTTACTCCTTTGCAACAAAGAGGCGAATCGGATTCTCCGTATTCTATATATGATCAGTTGAAGTTTGATCCtacttttttcaattcttcaGAGGATGTTTCTAAAATGGTTTCTAAGTTACGTTATAGTTATAACATTCTATCTTTGACAGATGTGGTATTTAATCATACTGCCAATAATTCTAGTTGGCTAAGGGATCACCCAGATGCCGGTTACAACCAAGTAACTGCACCCCATTTAACTCCTGCTATCGAATTAGATCAACAATTATTAACATTTAGCGTGGAGATGGCTAATTTGGGCTATCCCTGTGATATGAAAAACGTTGATGATTTGATAAGAGTTATGGATGGTATTAAAATACATGTCTTAGGTAGTATTAGGCTATGGGAGTACTATGTTGTGAACGTGACTGAAACTTTAAATAGCTTAAAACTATCTCTTGATGACAAAGATTCAGAATTGCCTCGCTTTGAAAAAGTTGGCGACGATGTTGTTAATGATATAGTCAAGTTGTCAAAGTTCGTAAAGGATAACGCAGCAGTAACTCCATTTGATGATACTGTCTTTGGGACTAAATTTTCCAAGAAGTTAGATAGTCTTAAATTTGCCGGTATTTTAATTAGTTTTTTCCCCGACTACGAAAAATCTGATCTATTAAATAAGGCAAGGGATATTGTAAATGAAATCAACTTACCTCTTTATAAACAGtatgatgatgatgttgCTTGTATTTTGTTACAGTTGTATAATAGGATCAAATACTTAAGATTGGATCCAAATGGCCCGCAACTAGGTAAGGTTACTTTTTCTTCGCCTTTAACTGAACCCTACTTTACTCCAGTAAAGTCTTCTAAAGATGGCAAGACGTATTATCTCGCTAATAATGGTTGGATTTGGAACGGTAATCCATTAATTGATTTCGCttctaataaaacaaaGTCTTATTTGAGAAGAGAGGTCATTTCTTGGGGAGATTGTGTTAAATTGAGATATGGTTCAGGGCCGGAAGATTCTCCCTATTTGTGGGAAAGAATGGCAGAATATGTTAAATTAAATGCTTCGATATTTGATGGGTTCCGTATTGATAACTGTCACTCCACACCCATACATGTCGGTGAATATTTTCTTGACATTGCTCGTAAAGTTAACCCAAATTTATATGTTTTAGCTGAGTTGTTTAGTGGTAGTGAAGAGTTggattgtttatttgtggAAAGGCTTGGTATCAACTCTTTGCTAAGGGAAGCTATGCAGGCATGGtcagaagaagaattaagCTCTTTGATTCACAAGTATGGTGGTAGACCTATAGGTTCTTATAAGTATTTACCATTGGATGACTATGCTTATTCGACTGATTTTAAGTTGGATGAAGAATATTGTGAGTATTTGAAGACTTCTAACCAAATTAAGTGTGTTTCAGAGATTAAAATGCCGAAAACTTTAACAGCGACTCCACCTCATGCCTTGTTTATGGACTGTACGCATGATAACGAGACACCCTTTCAAAAGAGAACTGTGGAAGATACTCTTCCTAATGCTGCCTtggtttctttttgttcttcCGCCGTTGGTTCTGTTTATGGCTACGATGAAATTTTCCCATACTTGTTAGATGTTGTGAacgaaaaaagaaaatatagtGTTAAGCAAGATGATGGTATTTCTGATGTTAAAACATTATTGAACAAAAtcaggaaaaaaattgcgCTGGAAACTCAAGACATTGAAGATTCAGAAATGCATATTCACCATGAAGGTGAGTATATAACATTCCACAGAACAAATACTAGAAATGGAGCGGGATGGTTTTTAATTGCACGTTCGAAATTCAATGATGATGTACCTTATCAAGCTCCGCCCAAAATTGTATTGAATTCCAGTATCTGTAAGTTCGATTTTGCCTACACTTTGGAAATTGTAGGGGATGTTCCACAAGATACCAAGTTTATTAATGGGGTTGAAACAAGATTGAGGCCTTTGAGTGGGTtggatattaataaaattgggGATTCTGATAATGTTGAGATCATTATTCCTGATGATTTCCCTGCTGGCTCTATTGCAGTATTTGAAACGAAGCACATTGGTGTTGATAAAGATTTAGATACCTATCTTAGATCTGGTGTTGTTAAGGCGTGCAGAAATCTGAATCTAGACTCTTTGAATGCGCTTTTGTATCGTTGTGAACCTGAAGAAAGGGATTCCAGCAATGGAGAAACCGGTTGCTATGTGATTCCAAACTATGGGCCGATAATATATGCTGGTTTACAAGGTTGGGTGTCAATATTTAGAAATGTGATATTCAATAATGATTTAGCACATCCTATAAGTGAACATTTAAGAAATGGTCAATGGGCCTTGGATTATGTTTGTGATAGattgaataaatataaaaatttggatGGTGTTGAGGAGTTCCAAGCTTGGTTAATCTCAAGAATGGAGAGGATTAAACGCATTCCTTATTATCTAATTCCAACTTATTTTTCGTTAATCGTTGGGGTTGCTTATGAATGCTGCAGGTTTAAGTGTATGCAACTTTTATCGCCTAATATTGGTAAGTCTACGTTGTTTGTGCAGAGTTTAGCTTTAGCTTCAGTTCAGATGGTGTCCAAGGTGTATTCGGCTTCATTGCTGCCTGACAAGTCCGTTAGCTGTCTTGCTGCTGGTTTACCGCATTTTAGTTCTGGTTTTATGAGATGCTGGGGTAGAGATGTGTTTATCTCATTGAGAGGATTATTATTGACAACTGGTAGGTTTGAATATGCCAAAAGTCATATTTTGGCAGCTGCAAAAACTTTGAAACATGGTTTGATTCCTAACTTGTTGGATTCTGGTAGAAACCCCAGGTATAATGCTAGAGATGCTGTATGGTTTTTCTTGCAAGCTATTCAAGATTATGTGGATATTGTGCCTGATGGCAAGAGtattttgaaagaaaaggTTACAAGAAGGTTCCCCTTGGATGACGAGTATATTCCAATCGATAGCCCTAAAGCCTTTAGTTATGAAAGCTCTTTGgaagatattatttatgaaattttttcaagACATGCTAAAGGAATTAAGTATAGGGAAGCAAATGCAGGGCCTAATTTGGATAGAGTGATGAAATCTGATGGTTTCAATGTCGAGGTACGTGTTGATTGGGAAACTGGATTGGTACATGGCGGATCCCAATCCAATTGTGGTACATGGATGGATAAGATGGGCGAAAGTGAGAAAGCACATTCTGTTGGTGTTCCTGGTACACCAAGAGACGGTGCTGCTGTTGAAATTAACGGATTGTTAAAAAGTTCTTTGAGGTTTGTcagaaaattaaataaaaatggagaTTTTAAATATGATCATGTGCTTAAAAGCGATGGGAGCAAAATTACCTTTGCAGAATGGGACAAATTGTTGCAAGACAATTTTGAGAGGAAGTTCTATGTTCCTATGGATCCTGCAGATGATGATAAGTATGATATTGATCCTAAGATTGTTAATAGAAGAGGTATTTATAAGGATTTGTATAAAAGTGGGAAGTCATATGAAGATTATCAGTTACGTCCGAACGCCATGATAGCTTTGACTGTAGCACCAGAATTGTTCACACCGGAATTTGCTATTGGTGCTATTGAAATTACGGATAAAGTACTAAGAGGGCCGATTGGTATGAAAACATTAGATCCAAGTGATTATAATTACAGACCGTATTATAATAACGGTGATGATAGTGATGATTTTGCTACAGCAAAGGGTAGAAATTATCATCAAGGCCCTGAATGGGTTTGGTGTTTTGGGTATTTTTTGAGAGCATaccatttcttttattttaactaCAATCCAAAGTCTCAGAATCGTGTCAAGCGTAAGCCATCATCTTACTTGTACTTACAATTGTACAAGAGGATGGACAAGCATAGGAAGTGGATCGTATCTAGTCCATGGGCCGGATTGACTGAGTTGACTAATAAAGATGGTGAAGAGTGTAAGGATTCTTCACCTTCTCAAGCATGGAGTAGCGCTTGCTTAttggatttattttttgatttatggAGTTTGTATGAAGAGGATGTGTGA
- the ATG13 gene encoding serine/threonine protein kinase regulatory subunit ATG13 (similar to Saccharomyces cerevisiae YPR185W | ATG13 | AuTophaGy related), with protein MPSLNKATYHTHSITPLIHQFFQKTAFLICHSKTESFFSEDEKDFLIINNDNNRATGLYQEDLDLEESLAEWLQSEDLTNLPPLVIETYLDLRLLNSHHTVYLRDKEHNSWNVCKGGKKNEVVLERWLIELDRQTDNTSVATTTIQDDQEEQEFIHRFDDKLVLLLRYLYTLITLLPSNDLYLRLLKNSTGILTDHLLDVKTRILNGSKPILSKGRVGLSKNIISTYSNMVNESNILASHLEQRRVTPIGTPLGLLRVSVSYRKDTRFYVIDDTASSSVVFSSSSSFSQQHSTSNNSVSPIVSSLRRKSRSSNIGPNRSASISPTSIGSGNSGTLDNSGSSNSIKGRSSSHTKSSLQPFKVGSVGSGSIQAIPIKRNPSSSSVIATLRAQRSSNGSGNNGSVPNTNSLLNPANNNNGSSNGGSFNHEQLNVKYSSSFDKVRRHSSVRRSEESAERSLKAFRSHNETFDNTTPTTLHQAGIADSNFNDDTNELLDFMKLLDEPGGLTSLSLADNNNHDNHDNNDNNNNNNNNNNNNNNNNNANNNNNNANNNNNNANNNNNNNNQHWNSISNSILKFQNMKFESESLGESLSMSVSLSNVNNDKNSTTHNISDMGEHPFGFSPASNPNSLGYHEQLKVSMDPSGHNSRRTSTSGDYPINKLKGKRRNSSTGNFGYTSDGCASGSSSNNDNQLAKNNVTMKNDDGQQLLVSDVLKTSSPSYSVALFSNSFPKTHLTSIEQFSSATTMATPAHAKVHRANATDYTTSDKTQGKDEDDELLFFMSDMNINK; from the coding sequence ATGCCTAGTTTAAACAAAGCTACATATCATACACATAGCATAACCCCGCTGATTCATCagtttttccaaaaaacaGCTTTTCTAATATGCCATTCAAAAACTGAGAGTTTCTTTTCAGAGGATGAAAAAGATTTCCTAATTAtcaacaatgataataatagagCAACTGGTTTATACCAAGAAGACTTGGATTTGGAAGAATCCCTAGCAGAATGGTTACAATCTGAAGATCTCACAAACTTGCCACCATTGGTAATAGAGACATATCTAGACTTGAGGTTATTAAACTCACACCATACAGTATACCTAAGGGATAAGGAACATAATTCATGGAACGTTTGCAAAGgtggcaaaaaaaatgaagttGTTTTAGAAAGATGGCTTATAGAATTGGATCGACAAACAGATAATACTTCAGTTGCCACCACCACCATTCAAGATGACCAGGAAGAACAGGAATTCATACATAGATTTGACGATAAACTTGTTTTACTACTACGATATCTTTACACTTTAATAACACTATTACCATCAAATGATCTATATTTAagattgttaaaaaattccACTGGAATTTTAACTGACCATTTGTTAGATGTGAAAACTAGAATATTAAATGGGTCTAAGCCAATTTTATCTAAAGGAAGAGTGGGTTTaagtaaaaatatcattagCACCTATTCTAATATGGTTAATGAATCAAATATCTTAGCATCACATTTAGAACAGAGAAGGGTTACTCCTATCGGCACACCTTTAGGCCTACTAAGAGTAAGTGTGTCCTACAGAAAGGATACCCGCTTTTATGTTATAGATGACACTGCAAGCTCTTCAGTTgttttttcatcttcatcatctttttCACAACAACATTCAACTTCCAATAATAGTGTATCCCCCATAGTTTCATCGTTGAGAAGAAAATCCAGATCAAGTAATATTGGGCCAAACAGATCTGCATCTATTTCTCCCACTTCAATAGGAAGTGGAAATTCAGGGACATTGGATAATAGTGGAAGTAGTAACAGTATTAAGGGAAGATCATCCAGTCATACCAAGTCTTCGTTGCAGCCATTTAAGGTGGGGTCTGTTGGCAGTGGTTCCATTCAAGCCATtccaataaaaagaaacccTTCCAGCTCATCCGTTATTGCAACCTTAAGGGCCCAAAGATCGAGTAATGGCTCAGGGAATAATGGATCGGTTCCAAATACCAATTCTTTGTTAAACCCAGcgaataataacaatggtaGTAGTAACGGAGGCTCCTTCAATCATGAACAACTTAATGTCAAATATTCTTCCTCTTTTGATAAGGTTCGTCGCCATTCAAGTGTTAGAAGATCCGAAGAAAGTGCTGAAAGAAGTTTAAAGGCATTTCGTTCACACAATGAAACATTTGATAATACGACACCAACAACACTGCACCAAGCGGGTATTGCTGATTCCAATTTTAACGATGACACCAACGAATTGCTTGATTTTATGAAATTATTGGATGAACCTGGTGGATTGACTTCTTTAAGCCTtgctgataataataatcatgataatcatgataataatgataataataataataataataataataataataataataataataataataatgctaacaacaataataataatgctaacaacaataataataatgctaacaataataataataataataatcaacaTTGGAATTCCATTTCCAATTCTATATTAAAGtttcaaaatatgaaaTTTGAAAGTGAGAGTTTGGGGGAAAGTTTATCAATGAGTGTTTCTCTATCTAATGTGAACAATGATAAGAATAGTACTACTCACAACATTAGCGATATGGGGGAACATCCCTTTGGGTTTTCACCAGCATCAAATCCAAACAGTTTAGGATATCATGAACAGCTTAAGGTTTCTATGGATCCATCGGGACACAACAGTCGTCGTACCAGCACATCAGGTGATTATCCTATCAATAAACTAAAAggtaaaagaagaaattcCAGTACTGGTAATTTTGGCTATACGAGCGATGGGTGTGCCAGTGGGAGTAGTTCTAATAACGACAATCAGCTTGCTAAAAACAATGTTACCATGAAAAATGATGATGGACAACAATTGTTAGTATCCGACGTTCTAAAAACATC